The following are encoded together in the Arcobacter aquimarinus genome:
- a CDS encoding ABC transporter substrate-binding protein translates to MLKKSIFLLFTIFIFTSCSIQENKKLKIATTSWIGYTPLLYAQEKGWLEPLNIKLLNVVSLSESMYLYKGNNADVYMGTQYEYNFLAQKIESLIPIMLMNKSNGGDLVMSNFSVDELQKTEQEIDVYLEMDSINSILFEVFIKKYNLENKQINYINKDQAYISELKNINKPTVIVTYVPYNKILEKNGFKSLETTKNNYDLLVIDGMITTKETLNENKKTFLELKKLINKAIENLQNDPKEYYETIKDYLIDANYEEFSESLNDIIWINKNIPEKIIENLSNNNFPTRDLIK, encoded by the coding sequence TTGCTTAAAAAATCTATATTTTTACTATTTACTATTTTTATTTTTACTTCATGTTCAATACAAGAAAATAAAAAATTAAAAATAGCAACAACTTCTTGGATTGGATATACTCCTTTATTATATGCACAAGAAAAAGGTTGGCTTGAGCCTTTGAATATAAAACTATTAAATGTTGTTTCTCTTAGCGAAAGTATGTATTTATACAAAGGAAATAATGCAGATGTATATATGGGAACACAATACGAATATAATTTTTTAGCTCAAAAAATAGAATCTTTAATTCCTATTATGTTGATGAATAAATCAAATGGTGGAGATTTAGTAATGTCAAATTTTTCTGTTGATGAATTGCAAAAAACAGAACAAGAAATAGATGTATATTTAGAAATGGATTCTATAAATTCTATTTTATTTGAAGTCTTTATAAAAAAATATAATCTAGAAAACAAACAAATCAACTATATAAACAAAGACCAAGCATATATTTCAGAGTTAAAAAATATAAATAAACCCACAGTTATTGTAACTTATGTACCATATAATAAAATTTTAGAAAAAAATGGATTTAAATCATTAGAAACAACAAAAAATAATTATGATTTGTTGGTGATTGATGGAATGATTACAACAAAAGAGACTTTAAATGAAAATAAAAAAACTTTCTTAGAGTTAAAAAAATTGATTAACAAAGCTATTGAAAACTTACAAAATGATCCAAAAGAGTATTATGAAACTATAAAAGATTATTTAATAGATGCAAATTATGAAGAGTTTAGTGAATCTTTAAATGATATTATTTGGATAAATAAAAATATCCCTGAAAAAATAATTGAAAATTTAAGTAATAACAACTTTCCAACTAGAGATTTAATAAAATGA
- the trxA gene encoding thioredoxin, translating to MGKYIELNQNNMEDTIKEGVSLVDFWAPWCGPCRMISPVIDQLAVEFDGKAKICKVNTEEEADLTAQYQVRSIPTILFFKDGKIVDQLIGATTKAKLEEKLNAHL from the coding sequence ATGGGAAAATATATAGAATTAAATCAGAATAATATGGAAGATACAATAAAAGAGGGAGTTTCTTTAGTTGACTTTTGGGCACCTTGGTGTGGACCTTGTAGAATGATTTCTCCAGTAATCGACCAACTTGCAGTTGAGTTTGATGGAAAAGCTAAAATTTGTAAGGTAAATACTGAAGAAGAGGCAGATTTGACAGCACAATATCAAGTAAGATCAATTCCTACTATTCTTTTTTTCAAGGATGGAAAAATAGTTGACCAATTAATAGGGGCTACTACAAAAGCTAAACTTGAAGAGAAATTAAACGCACATTTATAA
- a CDS encoding phosphate-starvation-inducible PsiE family protein, whose protein sequence is MRRRIISFFSDKLYIELSIAGTLFLIALALDMLMDFIIYMLYFIIFLEIVRAVVNYIREQRVTMSLLVDAFIILALREFIVNVVKVNKEELTTFEAIFSSAVNYNLLILAGVIIFLLVVRYLSVISSQRYIFKDTEKVD, encoded by the coding sequence ATGAGAAGAAGAATAATTAGTTTTTTTTCAGATAAGTTATATATAGAACTATCAATAGCAGGAACACTATTTTTAATAGCTTTAGCTTTAGATATGCTAATGGATTTTATTATTTATATGCTTTATTTTATTATTTTTTTAGAAATAGTAAGAGCAGTTGTAAATTATATAAGAGAACAAAGAGTAACCATGAGTTTATTAGTTGATGCTTTTATAATATTAGCTTTAAGAGAATTTATAGTAAATGTTGTAAAAGTAAATAAAGAAGAATTAACAACCTTTGAAGCTATATTTTCAAGCGCTGTAAATTATAATCTTTTGATTTTAGCAGGGGTTATTATATTTTTATTAGTAGTTAGATATTTATCTGTTATCTCTTCTCAAAGATATATTTTTAAAGATACAGAAAAAGTTGATTAG
- a CDS encoding glycoside hydrolase family 3 N-terminal domain-containing protein, which produces MQKKVLVLVILLFGLNLFANNGYSKQDIEKMIAKMVVLGFHGEKVNSNDEIYKDIKAGLGGVILFDKDPNDKNKIKNVRDKEQLKNLNSQLQAVSKQKLFISIDQEGGIVQRLKSDAGFVNTPKAIDVALKGEDFAKQTYKLLAKDLKESGINVDFAPVVDLAINKNNKVIVTRGRSFGENPKEVIKYSSIFVEELKKQKVISVLKHFPGHGSSLADSHLGFVDITKTWNEKELEPYKYFIKNNKVDMIMTAHVFNKNLDETYPATLSYEINTKLLRYKLGFDGVLISDDLQMQAISKHYDLKQTLTLAINSGVNMLLFANQLAKPITLKQIVDTVYSQILSEEISLETIIEANKKIDSLLSKI; this is translated from the coding sequence ATGCAAAAAAAAGTTTTAGTTTTAGTTATTTTGTTGTTTGGTTTGAATCTTTTTGCAAATAATGGTTATTCAAAACAAGATATAGAAAAGATGATTGCAAAAATGGTAGTTTTGGGTTTTCATGGTGAAAAAGTAAATAGTAATGACGAAATTTATAAAGATATAAAAGCAGGTCTAGGTGGTGTTATTTTATTTGATAAAGATCCAAATGATAAAAATAAGATAAAAAATGTAAGAGATAAAGAACAGTTAAAAAATCTAAATTCTCAATTACAAGCTGTTTCAAAACAAAAGTTATTTATATCAATAGACCAAGAAGGTGGAATTGTTCAAAGACTAAAAAGTGATGCAGGATTTGTAAATACTCCAAAGGCTATTGATGTGGCATTAAAAGGTGAAGATTTTGCTAAACAAACTTATAAATTATTGGCAAAAGATTTAAAAGAATCAGGAATTAATGTGGATTTTGCACCTGTTGTTGATTTGGCTATAAATAAAAATAATAAAGTAATAGTAACAAGAGGGCGTTCATTTGGTGAAAATCCAAAAGAGGTGATAAAGTACTCTTCTATTTTTGTGGAAGAATTAAAAAAACAAAAAGTTATCTCTGTTTTAAAACATTTTCCAGGACATGGTTCTTCTTTAGCTGATTCTCATTTGGGATTTGTGGATATTACAAAAACTTGGAATGAAAAAGAGTTAGAACCATATAAATATTTTATTAAAAATAACAAAGTTGATATGATAATGACAGCACATGTTTTTAATAAAAATTTAGATGAAACTTATCCTGCAACCTTATCTTATGAAATAAATACTAAGTTATTAAGATATAAACTTGGATTTGATGGAGTTTTAATTAGTGATGATTTACAAATGCAAGCTATTTCTAAACATTATGATTTAAAACAAACTTTAACTTTAGCTATAAATTCAGGTGTAAATATGCTTTTATTTGCAAATCAACTTGCAAAACCTATAACTTTAAAGCAAATAGTTGATACAGTTTATTCTCAAATTTTAAGTGAAGAGATATCTTTAGAAACTATAATTGAAGCAAATAAAAAAATAGATAGTTTATTATCTAAAATATAA
- a CDS encoding TIGR04219 family outer membrane beta-barrel protein — translation MKKNIVLLSLSTILALGANADTFGFELGGAYWGAETSGDFRYKGDKIDLDRDLGYKDFNTNFVWATFEHPIPIIPNLKIQHTQLDENSSKNSSFVFDNKAYTGAINSTLKLNQTDFIFYYELLDNWVNFDFGLNAKYIDASTQVNSTTQIASSKDLNYVIPMVYAKAKFDLPFSGLSLETDVSYITYDSNTFYDLKGGLSYETSFGLGATVGYRTQKIELDDVSDVYSDIQVKGAYAGLFYHF, via the coding sequence ATGAAAAAAAATATTGTTTTATTATCTTTAAGTACAATCTTAGCTCTAGGAGCTAATGCTGATACTTTTGGTTTTGAATTAGGTGGTGCTTATTGGGGAGCAGAAACTTCTGGTGATTTTAGATATAAAGGTGATAAAATTGATTTAGATAGAGATTTAGGATATAAAGATTTTAATACAAACTTTGTTTGGGCAACTTTTGAACATCCAATTCCAATTATTCCAAATTTAAAAATTCAACATACACAACTTGACGAAAACTCTTCTAAAAATTCAAGTTTTGTTTTTGATAATAAAGCATATACAGGAGCTATTAATTCAACTTTAAAATTAAATCAAACAGATTTTATTTTTTATTATGAATTATTAGATAATTGGGTAAATTTTGATTTTGGACTTAATGCTAAATATATTGATGCTTCAACGCAAGTTAATTCAACTACTCAAATAGCTTCATCAAAAGATTTAAATTATGTTATTCCTATGGTTTATGCAAAAGCTAAATTTGATTTACCATTTAGTGGTTTGTCACTTGAAACAGATGTTAGTTATATAACTTATGATTCAAATACTTTTTATGATTTAAAAGGTGGGTTATCTTATGAAACATCATTTGGTTTAGGAGCAACAGTAGGATATAGAACTCAAAAAATAGAGCTAGATGATGTAAGTGATGTTTATTCTGATATTCAGGTTAAAGGTGCTTATGCAGGACTATTTTATCACTTTTAA
- a CDS encoding putative bifunctional diguanylate cyclase/phosphodiesterase, translated as MIYNIQKFILFFISLILIIFYTIFGYYFFKQEEEISNIILKSLENNIIETSYKLAKSIEEKSDILNHRSLLDRISSNEDFIQAILVFDNEKLLLTTNPKIKTINRNLKNYKLNSSYEKLMNQEYIEEEITFYEGRNLRKLLLVFVFEKEEIYTHFVKNKLDFIIYFGLFPILTLLLLLIILRIYISKPLELLRQYAYYHNIVPKAFKLKELEAIRHSMVDSFTRLEAEKKELYLMARTDSLSGLANRNSLNEYLERLIPTMQRNEKEFAFLFLDIDHFKTINDSLGHNIGDELLKNISSIIKKTLRPSDFVARVGGDEFVIIIQDYKSYIELSNIIQRIQDYLSQTWLIQTHPINIGCSIGVAFFPKDGEDIVSLMKNADIAMYEAKKLGRNQYHFFTEELNETVQKVITLDKQMRQALIDNEYILYYQPKIDLSSGKILGVEALIRWINKTNKFVPPSDFIPLAEENGFIKELGIWIVDEALNQYVKWRDMGIDISIAINISAKQFLEKDFEIKFIEKLEEKKINPAKINLEITEYILMDKSDYVQDILNILHDYGVRISLDDFGTGYSSLSYLKKFPIDYLKIDKAFLDDYESSSGKIFLETIVKMGQMLKMKVVAEGIEEQEQIDYLKTISCDEYQGYYFSKPLNNEDFEKLYFNNLKDE; from the coding sequence ATGATATACAACATTCAAAAATTTATACTATTTTTTATCTCTTTAATTTTAATTATTTTTTACACTATTTTTGGATATTACTTTTTTAAACAAGAAGAAGAAATTTCAAATATAATTTTGAAATCTTTAGAAAATAATATAATAGAAACAAGCTACAAACTTGCAAAAAGTATTGAAGAAAAAAGTGATATTTTAAACCATAGATCTTTACTTGATAGAATCTCTTCTAATGAAGATTTTATTCAAGCAATTTTAGTATTTGATAATGAGAAATTATTATTAACAACTAATCCGAAAATAAAAACTATTAATAGAAATTTAAAAAACTACAAACTGAATAGTTCTTATGAAAAATTAATGAATCAAGAATATATAGAAGAAGAAATTACTTTTTATGAAGGTAGAAATCTTAGAAAACTTCTTTTAGTCTTTGTTTTTGAAAAAGAAGAAATATATACTCATTTTGTAAAAAATAAACTAGATTTTATAATATATTTTGGACTTTTCCCTATTTTAACTCTTTTATTATTACTAATTATTTTAAGAATTTATATTTCAAAACCTTTAGAACTTTTAAGACAATATGCTTATTATCATAATATTGTTCCAAAAGCTTTTAAATTAAAAGAATTAGAAGCTATACGACACTCTATGGTTGATTCATTTACAAGATTGGAAGCTGAGAAAAAAGAACTCTATTTAATGGCAAGAACAGATTCATTAAGTGGTTTAGCAAATAGAAATTCACTAAATGAATACTTAGAAAGATTAATCCCTACAATGCAAAGAAATGAAAAAGAATTTGCTTTTTTATTTTTAGATATTGATCATTTTAAAACTATAAATGATTCATTAGGTCACAATATTGGGGATGAACTCTTAAAGAACATCTCTTCTATCATAAAAAAAACTTTAAGACCTAGCGATTTTGTAGCAAGAGTAGGAGGAGATGAGTTTGTTATAATTATTCAAGACTATAAATCTTATATTGAATTATCAAATATTATACAAAGAATTCAAGACTATTTATCACAAACTTGGCTTATACAAACTCATCCTATAAACATTGGTTGTAGTATAGGTGTTGCTTTTTTTCCAAAAGATGGAGAAGATATTGTATCTTTGATGAAAAATGCTGATATAGCTATGTATGAAGCAAAAAAATTAGGAAGAAATCAGTATCATTTCTTCACTGAAGAGTTAAATGAAACTGTTCAAAAAGTTATAACTTTAGACAAACAAATGAGACAAGCTTTAATTGATAATGAATATATACTTTATTATCAACCAAAAATTGATTTATCAAGTGGAAAAATTTTAGGTGTTGAAGCACTGATTAGATGGATAAATAAAACAAATAAATTTGTCCCACCTAGTGATTTTATACCACTTGCTGAAGAAAATGGTTTTATAAAAGAACTGGGTATTTGGATTGTTGATGAAGCTTTAAATCAATATGTAAAATGGAGAGATATGGGAATAGATATATCTATTGCTATTAATATTTCTGCTAAACAATTTTTAGAAAAAGATTTTGAGATAAAATTTATTGAAAAATTAGAAGAAAAAAAGATAAATCCAGCAAAAATAAATCTAGAAATAACAGAATACATTTTAATGGATAAATCAGATTATGTACAAGATATTTTAAATATATTACATGATTATGGAGTTAGAATCTCTTTAGATGATTTTGGAACGGGCTATTCTTCTTTATCTTATTTGAAAAAATTCCCAATAGATTATCTAAAAATTGACAAAGCTTTTTTAGATGATTATGAAAGTTCAAGTGGAAAGATTTTTTTAGAAACTATTGTAAAAATGGGTCAAATGTTAAAAATGAAAGTAGTTGCTGAAGGTATAGAAGAACAAGAACAAATAGACTATTTAAAAACTATTTCTTGTGATGAATATCAAGGTTATTATTTCTCAAAGCCACTGAATAATGAAGATTTTGAAAAATTATATTTCAATAATTTAAAAGATGAGTAA
- a CDS encoding peroxiredoxin codes for MLVTKKAPDFTATAVLADGQIVEDFNLYQNIGEKGAVLFFWPLDFTFVCPSEIIAFSKRVDEFEKRGIQVIGCSVDSQFSHFAWRETPVENGGIGRVKFPMVADLNKQISKDYDVLFGESVALRGSFLIDADGTIRHAVINDLPLGRNVDEMVRMVDAMLFTNEYGEVCPAGWAKGDEGMKADTKGVAEYLAKNENKL; via the coding sequence ATGTTAGTTACAAAAAAAGCTCCAGATTTTACAGCAACAGCTGTATTAGCAGATGGTCAAATAGTTGAAGATTTTAATTTATATCAAAATATTGGGGAAAAGGGTGCAGTACTATTTTTCTGGCCTTTAGATTTTACTTTTGTTTGTCCTTCTGAAATTATCGCTTTTTCAAAAAGAGTTGATGAGTTTGAAAAAAGAGGAATTCAAGTAATTGGTTGTTCTGTTGATTCTCAGTTTTCTCACTTCGCATGGAGAGAAACACCAGTTGAAAATGGTGGAATCGGAAGAGTGAAATTCCCAATGGTTGCAGATTTAAATAAACAAATTTCAAAAGATTATGATGTTTTATTTGGAGAATCAGTTGCACTTAGAGGTTCATTTTTGATTGATGCAGATGGAACAATTAGACATGCAGTTATCAATGACTTACCACTTGGAAGAAATGTTGATGAAATGGTTAGAATGGTTGATGCTATGTTATTTACAAATGAGTATGGTGAAGTTTGTCCAGCTGGTTGGGCAAAAGGTGATGAGGGTATGAAAGCAGATACTAAAGGTGTTGCTGAATACTTAGCGAAAAATGAAAATAAATTATAA
- a CDS encoding AI-2E family transporter encodes MDAINLKNYFFYFASFVVIIAGMKMASEVVVILFLAIFISSIFSSVLNLLQRKHFPKIISYFILLLIVVALGFMFAYVINISLKDFLTNLPTYEDKLKNLILNTIHFAQGYGLEIDKAKIMETLNFGSFFGLTTNIIGSISAFLSKFLLVIIGVAFILAESKSFQTKLRVIFRNNAKKLEHFNLFSFNIQKYFVVKTFTSFLTGFIVTLMLTFFNVDYPILWGVIAMLFNFVPVVGSIIASIPAILLALMNLDIFSAIWVIILYMIINISISNILEPKLMGRELGLSPLVIFFSLIFWGYILGLVGMFLAVPITMTLKIAFDSNTSTHWLGILMSNLSRKREKKKEV; translated from the coding sequence ATGGATGCAATCAATTTAAAAAATTATTTTTTTTATTTTGCAAGTTTTGTTGTAATAATAGCAGGTATGAAAATGGCAAGTGAAGTAGTTGTTATACTATTTTTAGCAATATTTATTTCTTCTATTTTTTCATCGGTTTTAAATCTATTACAAAGAAAACATTTCCCTAAAATCATCTCTTATTTTATTTTATTACTCATAGTCGTAGCTCTTGGTTTTATGTTTGCTTATGTAATAAATATCTCTTTAAAAGACTTTCTAACAAATCTTCCTACTTATGAAGATAAATTAAAAAACCTAATTTTAAATACTATTCATTTTGCTCAAGGTTATGGTTTAGAAATTGATAAAGCAAAAATTATGGAAACATTAAATTTTGGCTCTTTCTTTGGATTAACTACAAATATAATTGGAAGTATTAGTGCATTCTTATCAAAGTTTTTACTTGTAATTATCGGAGTTGCATTTATACTTGCTGAATCAAAATCTTTTCAAACAAAATTAAGAGTAATTTTTAGAAATAATGCAAAAAAACTAGAACACTTTAATCTTTTTTCATTTAATATTCAAAAATATTTTGTAGTTAAAACTTTCACAAGTTTTCTAACTGGATTTATAGTAACACTTATGTTAACTTTCTTTAATGTTGATTATCCTATTTTATGGGGTGTTATAGCAATGCTGTTTAATTTTGTACCTGTTGTTGGGTCAATTATTGCTTCTATTCCTGCTATACTTTTAGCATTAATGAATCTTGATATTTTTTCTGCTATTTGGGTTATTATTTTATATATGATCATAAATATTTCAATAAGTAATATTTTAGAACCAAAATTAATGGGAAGAGAATTAGGATTATCTCCTTTAGTAATCTTTTTCTCTTTAATATTTTGGGGTTATATATTAGGACTTGTAGGAATGTTTTTAGCAGTTCCAATTACTATGACTTTAAAAATAGCTTTTGATTCAAATACAAGTACACACTGGCTTGGTATTTTAATGTCTAATTTATCAAGAAAAAGAGAAAAGAAAAAGGAAGTTTAA
- a CDS encoding extracellular solute-binding protein — translation MFKKIIKIFILTLMVLSNSYGNNKKELIFYVGITMIKPIDLLAKEFEKEFNCKIKILQGGSQDLYNSIKSSQIGDLYLPGSLSYRTDNLKDGLLLDGQFVGFNKLSFIVKKGNPKNIKPSLEELINEELSVVLGNDQSGSVGLATKKLLEKFNLYEKAIMNATFLATDSRNLISAIKENKADLTLNWYATIFWDENKNFAEVISLDENLSNKSKLVINLLKTSKNPLLAKKFMDFASSQRGRDVFKDFGFLNENELKEFNKVTF, via the coding sequence ATGTTTAAAAAAATTATAAAAATCTTTATATTAACACTAATGGTTTTATCAAACTCTTATGGGAATAACAAAAAAGAATTGATTTTTTATGTTGGAATAACAATGATTAAACCTATTGATTTATTGGCAAAAGAGTTTGAAAAAGAGTTTAATTGTAAAATAAAAATCTTACAAGGAGGAAGTCAAGACTTATATAATAGTATAAAGTCTAGTCAAATTGGAGATTTATATTTACCTGGTTCTTTATCATATAGAACAGATAATTTAAAAGATGGATTATTACTTGATGGGCAATTTGTTGGATTTAATAAATTGTCATTTATCGTAAAAAAGGGAAATCCAAAGAATATTAAGCCATCTTTAGAGGAATTGATAAACGAAGAATTAAGTGTTGTTTTAGGAAATGACCAAAGTGGAAGTGTAGGTCTTGCAACGAAAAAACTATTAGAAAAATTTAATCTTTATGAAAAAGCAATAATGAATGCTACTTTTCTTGCAACTGATTCAAGAAATCTAATAAGTGCTATAAAAGAGAACAAAGCAGATTTAACCCTAAATTGGTATGCAACTATTTTTTGGGATGAAAATAAAAATTTTGCTGAAGTAATTTCATTGGATGAAAACTTATCAAATAAATCTAAACTTGTAATAAATTTATTAAAAACTTCAAAAAATCCCCTACTTGCTAAAAAATTTATGGATTTTGCATCTTCACAAAGAGGTAGAGATGTTTTCAAAGATTTTGGTTTTCTCAATGAAAATGAATTAAAAGAATTTAATAAAGTGACTTTTTAA
- a CDS encoding ATP-binding protein, translated as MFKNNTILNGLLALVFTFILGYIGLIFINNIFKNMVTTLDLKVKNEHARYKIGEYILKEISSVETNYYKIAILTNLKSVQPIEKEIKKEINDIKNAIDILSKGGVLENYIRLNLIEASQATDKIEFIPSSNQKYTFEEIDLSPKLDELEEKLYQMENIIKIKLSSNTASQEEIFQITLFFKQLPTLFTRMKENASRLLYDSKKNISQLEIDIQKEKENYEKLKYIFSYFIMFIIIFLCYFLIKQIIKKSKELESITKKAQLSEQEALKANETKSQFLANMSHEIRTPLNAIIGFADILSNSKLDSKDSEKATIISKSAKALLNIINDILDISKIESGKFEISKSPFNLRELIEQIVQLYTVNTKQKNIRFLYRLDKNIPEFIISDETKIKQVLSNILSNAIKFTPKDGKITFDIELIKFENNIAKIKFSVKDEGIGISIEDQKKIFEPFSQADGNICKKYGGTGLGLTISLNIVKMLGSQIQLESEINKGSTFSFELDLEVENVNNIITSKFKYDFAICNVIDDSENIKEHLCNVVKYFGRIHQNDDIDKCEKIDLIFCFGEPQFYNRLKGRKNRFNCPVVFVGNIEKLNNNIMKDLMDYFLDVPIYGSKIFNIIAEAKAIEKNNQILEESNKKYKGKILVAEDNTNNQLLMEIILNNLGLDVTIVENGKIAFEKYKENLYDLIFMDINMPIMDGIQTLKEIKKYEKEHQKIHIPIIALTANAIQTDKEKYIEDGMDGYLSKPIENIELVKLLDLYLDKN; from the coding sequence ATGTTTAAAAATAATACTATTCTTAATGGCTTATTAGCTTTAGTATTTACTTTTATCTTAGGTTATATAGGATTGATTTTTATTAATAATATATTTAAAAATATGGTTACGACTTTAGATTTAAAAGTAAAAAATGAACACGCAAGATATAAAATTGGGGAATATATCTTAAAAGAGATTAGTTCAGTAGAAACTAACTACTATAAAATTGCTATTTTAACTAACCTAAAAAGTGTACAACCAATTGAAAAAGAGATTAAAAAAGAGATTAATGATATAAAAAATGCAATTGATATTTTAAGTAAAGGTGGAGTTTTAGAGAATTATATTAGATTAAATCTTATTGAAGCTTCACAAGCAACTGATAAAATAGAATTTATTCCATCTTCAAATCAAAAATATACTTTTGAAGAGATAGATTTATCTCCAAAACTTGATGAGTTAGAAGAAAAACTTTATCAAATGGAAAATATAATCAAAATTAAATTATCATCAAATACAGCAAGCCAAGAAGAGATTTTTCAAATTACTCTTTTCTTTAAGCAACTCCCAACTCTATTTACAAGAATGAAAGAAAATGCTAGTAGATTGCTTTATGATAGCAAAAAAAACATATCTCAATTAGAAATTGATATACAAAAAGAGAAAGAAAACTATGAAAAATTAAAGTATATTTTTAGCTATTTTATTATGTTTATAATTATTTTCTTATGTTATTTTTTAATAAAACAAATTATCAAAAAGAGCAAAGAATTAGAATCAATTACAAAAAAAGCTCAACTTTCAGAACAAGAAGCATTAAAAGCAAATGAAACAAAATCACAATTTTTAGCAAATATGTCACATGAAATTAGAACACCATTAAATGCTATTATTGGCTTCGCTGATATATTATCAAATTCAAAGTTAGATTCAAAAGATTCTGAAAAAGCAACTATCATATCAAAAAGTGCAAAAGCATTACTAAATATTATCAATGATATTTTAGACATTTCAAAAATCGAAAGTGGTAAATTTGAAATTTCAAAAAGCCCTTTTAATTTAAGAGAATTAATAGAACAAATAGTTCAACTTTATACAGTAAATACTAAACAAAAAAATATTAGATTTCTATATAGATTAGATAAAAATATTCCAGAGTTTATTATAAGTGATGAAACAAAAATAAAACAAGTTTTATCAAATATTTTAAGTAATGCTATTAAATTTACTCCAAAAGATGGGAAAATCACTTTTGATATAGAATTAATAAAATTTGAAAATAATATTGCAAAAATAAAATTTTCTGTAAAAGATGAAGGAATTGGAATTTCTATTGAAGATCAGAAAAAAATCTTTGAACCTTTTTCTCAAGCAGATGGAAATATCTGTAAAAAATATGGAGGAACAGGTTTAGGATTAACAATAAGCCTAAATATTGTAAAAATGTTAGGTTCACAAATTCAATTAGAGAGTGAAATAAATAAAGGAAGTACTTTTTCTTTTGAACTTGATTTAGAAGTAGAAAATGTAAATAATATTATTACTTCAAAATTTAAATATGATTTTGCAATTTGTAATGTTATTGATGATAGTGAAAATATAAAAGAGCATCTATGTAATGTAGTTAAATATTTTGGAAGAATTCATCAAAATGATGATATTGATAAATGTGAAAAAATAGATTTAATATTCTGTTTTGGTGAGCCTCAATTTTATAATAGATTAAAAGGAAGAAAAAATAGATTTAATTGTCCTGTAGTTTTTGTAGGAAATATAGAAAAACTAAATAATAATATAATGAAAGATTTGATGGATTATTTTTTAGATGTGCCTATTTATGGTTCTAAGATATTCAATATAATTGCAGAAGCTAAAGCAATTGAAAAAAATAATCAAATTTTAGAAGAATCAAATAAAAAATATAAAGGCAAAATACTTGTAGCAGAAGATAATACTAATAATCAGCTATTAATGGAAATAATATTAAATAACTTAGGATTAGATGTTACTATTGTAGAGAATGGAAAAATTGCTTTTGAAAAATACAAAGAAAATCTTTACGATTTAATATTTATGGATATAAATATGCCTATTATGGATGGTATTCAAACATTAAAAGAGATTAAAAAATATGAAAAAGAGCATCAAAAAATTCATATTCCAATAATAGCTCTTACAGCAAATGCTATACAAACTGACAAAGAAAAGTATATAGAAGATGGAATGGATGGATATTTAAGTAAACCAATTGAAAATATTGAACTAGTTAAATTGCTAGATTTATATTTAGATAAAAATTGA